The window AAAGTGATCCATTATTGTTacgagttaattttctaaactacagaaaagttatttttatcgaagctaaaatgtgaaaaattggtcTGATGTTGATATGATGGTAAAACTGCTGTTAGATTTACCaacgttttattttatcttttttttatccgattactcgattaattgATAATCGATatattactcgattactaaaatattcgtttaccaCAGCCCTAGTTTCAAACATCCTTGTTAACGACTCGTTAGGAACGACTCGTTAGTACCGAGTGCCTCCTCGAACTCGTCGTCATCCACGCTCTCCACGCTCTCCTCGTCTCCGTCGGGTCGCGGCTGCCGGCTCTGCTTCTCCTGCTGCCGTTTCttgaagaagctgcagaaataGAACCGGATTCTGGGTCATCCGGGTCGGAACCGGACTCTGGGTCGGACCTGGGCGGAACGGCGAGACTCACCGGTGGAAGAAGACCTGGTCCACGGGGATCTGGCTCTCGTCTCTGGACAGGAACTCGGCGCCGTTCACTGGAAGAACCCAGAGTGAGAATCGGACCTGGAAACGTTCGGAACCAGAAGCACCGGCAGGGAAAACTCACCTGGCAGCGAGCCGACCGGGAACCGCTGCTTGGGCCTCAGTGCCGCAGAATCCGTGTTTTCTGACAAACAGACAGGAaattggatcagaaccggcccGGGTCGGGAAGGACCAAGAGAGCGGATCCGGGATTCTCACGTTTTCCTCTGAGCTGCTTTGGATTCCTGAAGACGAAGCGATCCAGGAACCGGATCAGCGTGAAGTCCTGGAGCGGGTCGCCCGAGTACTGGACCGGTTCTCCCTGCGGACAGGAAACACATGAAACCCAGGCCAGGTTCTGGAGGACCGGGCTGGGTTCTGGCGTACCTGCAGGACGGTTCTGGCGAACAGGGACACCGATGGGTGGAAGTGCAGAGACAGCTGCAGAGGGGGAACAAaaccgggtcagaacagaaCACAATCCAGAACCGGGTCGTTTGGGTCGGTTCCTCACCCGGTGCAGCTCCCACAGCGGCGAGCGGTCGGCGCCGCAGAACAGCGGGTTCCTGTGGACCGGGTCGTAGTTCTGGGAGCTCCGCCCTCCTGTCAGAACATTCAGATGTCAGAACCGGGTCGGACCAGAACCGCCTCGACCACACCTGTTCTGATCCAAATCAGAACCAAGAAGGGACCAAGCACCTTCCAGGTTCTGGTGGTGGACCCATGACGCCGTGGGCCGGGTCGCTGGTTCCGCCACAGCCGGagactcctcctcttcctcctcttcatcgaGGCGCCTCTCCTCACAGACATCTTtaaactcctcctcttcctccgccCCGTCCTGTCagaacccatcagaaccagaaccaatcagaacatcAACAGGAGTTAATATGAGGTGAAACCCGATCCCAGTGGTACCGCCCGAAGGCCCGGTTCCGGCCCGGTTCCCTCACCTCcccctgctgcagcagcatccGCAGGCCCGGCTTGGCCTTCATCACCTCGGAGATGAGGAAGAGCGCCCCGGCGGCGAAGCAGGCGCCCTGCTGCGCGGCGACCTGCAGCAGCCGCTTGGCGAAGGCCTTGACGCGCCGCGGCGCCACGTCCGCCTTCAGCGCCTTGAACAGCAGGTTGAGGAACAGGCTCTGCCGCGGCGACACCGCCAGCCCCGGGTCCAGCAGCTTCCTGTCGGAatataaatgaatgtttataGCTACAGTCTGACAGGGCATGAGTTTAATAGCTACACAGCAGAAACCGAAATTTCCAGTCAGGTCAGAGTAGTAGAATGTCTTATTACTGGTGAAAAGTATTTTGATTAGAGTAACGCATTACTCTGTAAGTTACTTGGTAATGCGTTAGATTACTGATCAATTAGATTATGATGTTACTAAATAAGTTACTAagacaaactgttaaaaatgttcGGCCAGTAAAGTTAGTGACAAGATTCACTGCAGAATGAAACTAATAAAGTTATTAGTAACTTACTTTATTAATTACTTTTGAATCAGTGAAGTAACGAAGTTACAATTTAATCAGCCTTTTCCAAAGTAAGTGGGAACCAGTGCCCACTGGGTTTTCTCCAGTTGGTGGGTCTCTTACTTGTACAGGGCCACGTAGAAGCGGTCGGACACGCTCTGCTGCGCGTCCAGGACCTGGAACAGCAGCATCAGCGCCTGCACCGCCGTGTTGAACTTGGCCACGTGGACGACCCGGAACAGCGTGTCCAGCTGCTCGCGCACCTTCTCGTCTCCGGCGTCGGCGTAGGGATACGCCCGGTTGACGCCGGTCAGCAAAGCGCTCAGCATCTTGGACTCCACGTCCTTTTTCTTGACGCAGGCGCCAAAGAAGGAGAAGTAGACGGCGATGAGCTTGGCGGCCAACGGCGCCTCGTCATGGCTCAGCATCACCTGGCTCAGGAAGCACACGGCGTAGTACTGAGCCTTTGCGCCGACGTTGGGCCGGAACATGAGGCGCTCCACCTCGCAGCACACCACCGCCTTCATGTTGGGGTGGTTGTGTAGCAGCGTCTCCAGCAGGTGCGCCGCCTTGGCCGCCATCTTGTAGTCGGGGTCGCCCAGCTTGTTGACCACCTGGACCAGCAGCGCCCTCTCCTGCTCGGGCCGGCTGCTCAGCAGCTCGTGGGCGGTGGTCAGCGCCTTGACCTTGGTGGCCCCCACCGTGTCGTGGCCCACCTCGTCCAGAGCCGCCACGAACTGGGCCACCTGCTGCTTCAGCTGGTGCTCGAAGTACCAAAGGATGAGGCGGCGGTCGCGGGCGTCGCGGTTGCCGCTCGCCCGCTCCTCCAGCTGGTCGAAGGGGCGCTGGGCGAAGGGGCGGAGCTTCCGGTGCTCGGGCAGCAGGTCGGACAGCAGCAGCTCCCGTATCGTGTCCAGGGCCATCAGGCCCATCCGTCGGCTGCCCTTCCTCttcaccatggaaaccagcGTCTCCACGTGCTCCAGCATGTGCACCGGCGCGTCCTGCACCAGCACCGTCATGGCGGCCATGCGGTCGGCCAGCGCGCCGGAGGAGACCACCGTCTTCATCCAGGCGGAGTTGGCTCCTCTCTGCATGTTCTTCTTGGTGCGGTACAGCTCCACCTCGGACTCAAACAGTCGCTGCGCCAGCTCCTTGTAGCGGGAAACCACCGCCGCGTCCTGTGGCGTATCCGAGCCTTCTGAGGCGTACTCAAGCTCGAACCACTTCCCGCCCGGCTTGATGAGCAGAACCTGCCGCGGCTGGAACTCAAACTGGGCCGGCTTCTGCTTTGTCTTTTTCCCAGGTGGAACCGGAACatcttccttcttcttctgttttttactCTGAGAGCTGGACACTTGATCCACGGCCGACGCTTCTGCAGCGTTTTTTCCCTTCCTGTGGTCTGCAGCGGCGCCGTTCTCCGGCTGGTCCGGGACGCTTTGGCACCCGGTGTGGGCCCGGATCCCCAGTTTGGAGATGAATCCCTCCAGCTCTCCCTCCTCCAGGTCGTCAATGGCTTCCTTCATCCCTCCATCAACGAGCTCGGTGGAGTCATCAATGGCCGCCAGCAGGATGTAGTCCGCCTGCAGACGGAGAGCAGGGCTCAGAGATCCCACACTGTTTCACTTTTAACGTTTTACAAAGTTTACATTTCAATTAAACTGCACCTCCAGtccaaaacaacatttttacgtCATAAACCAACACCATGCAGATGAAGCTCGGGCTGTTAGCACCACCTGCTGGCAGAGTGAGGTACTACACCCAGAGGATCCTGATCTTCAGGGATCATggtgagttttaaaaaaaaggaaatgtgcTGAAAGAACTTCctcagagcagaaattaaaccaaaaactgtacagaaataagtaattaaataaaaacattttgcattaaagattaaaaactgttCTACCCTTCACCTCTGTTCAGGTTTTAGCTTCACATTCTGTGAATAAATCTCTTAATGACATTTTGCTGTTCGATTATCTTTTAATCCAATTTAATCCCTAAACTGTATCGTTGTTCAGTCCAGCAGAAAAGACCCAGCTTTTCACATGGTGGTGATAGAAGGCTCTGTTATTGCATTTAAGGCAAGAAAAtccttttcttatttaaaaatgtaattatttatgttgtatttctaatattgtataaaagcAGCTCAAGTGGGTAAATGgcaaatctgcagaatgttcagatatttttatctgaataatagatttttctcttctgtttttcaatGACTGAATAAAAACCTAAAGTGATTAAACGCAGCTACTGTTTGCAGTCTGGCGACACAAATcacttctgtgacgtcatctCATCCTAAAGAGCGAACCTGACCAATCCCCactggttctgttcagtttcATCGGGTCAGAACTCCAACAGGGTTCTGTTAGTGAGCCCGACCTGCTGAAGCTTCTCTACCGAACCGAACCAAACCGTGGGTCCGTTCGCTGGGCCTCGCTGATATTTAGGACCCGTTTCAACATGTGTCGAACCGGACCAGGAGCTCCACTGGTGGGAAACATCTGGACCTCCACTCACACCCAGGGTTCTGTTGTAACGGATGTCCCGTCATCCCCAACCGAACCGCTGACTGACCTGGGTCCCTCCGAGCCGCAGCACCTCCTCCAGGTTGAGGTCCTCTCCTCCTGGagtctcctcctcctcgctgTTCTCCTCCTGCTGGGACTCATCGGAGCTCCTGCTGTCCGCCATGCTGTCTCTGCGGCGTGGAGAGCAGCGCCGGATGTAGACAGTGAGAGGCAGCGAGAGAGCGCCAGCGCCCCCATAGGTCGGAGGGGGAACTGCACCCCAGACTGCACACTGCAGACGGAAATTTCTTTCGTAAATGTTATTCTAAGTAAGAAATGACAAAATTGTCTGTAGAAACCGTGGCCATcctcaaaccaaacatttcatttcgACTATTAATACTTTTATCATcactttagctttttaaaaaagtatttagtctTAAAAACGGCACAAATGATTCAGGAAGACATATTTCTATaacattcagaaaaatatagGAGATAAAAGGAAAACGGGAAGAAAACggaaaactggaataaatatttatacatatcAGATTAGGGCTTACCTAAAGTAATTGGTAAAGTGCGACAAAACTATATGATGATTGCAATCTGCCCAAAACGCCACAGTGTGTATTTATCGAACGGACTGCAAATGAATCAGAAAGGAGACAGTTCAAAGAACCAATTTAGAtcatgagaaaatatttttggaagcgatgtaagtaaaataaaaggtcaaattgtgttacttttgaaaaatataaatctaatAAGGAGAATTTATATTACTACTATTAATTTGCTTATTCATCATTAGTAATTTATCTGagttatttttctcctttcccTCCGTTAATTTCTTGTCCCCTCTCCAGGCCACCTGGGGGCGGTAATGCTTTCTATAGTTCTTTGCCAACCgtcattaaaacaaagaagTAATGTCGCGCTTTAATCCGCCTGCCGGAGGATCGGACCGCAGGATGTTTGGTCTAATGTCATGGTTTGAGATTGATGCGATTCTTTTCAGGTAAATTATAATTCGGAAACACTATTCtaagttatttattgtttttctgacaaagttattgaaatcatttttgtaTCAAGCAGCGCGGCAGACAAGAAACCGCCTGACTTCGAACTCAGCGACGTTTTGTTTGGCTGCTGGACTCCCTAAAACGtctgagaaacaaaaatggCGTCAGGAATCAGCAGCAGATCGAGGATGGACATTGAGAGGAATCTCTCCAATCAAGTGAGGATCTGCTGGACTCATTAAGGTAGGCAAAGCAACTCCGGTTATCATCCATCAGGAGCGGTGGATGCTAACGCTGTTGACGGACATCATATCTTTTTCCATCAATAGAGTAAAGCGCGCTATTCTGATCTAGATAAGATTCTTACATTTTCTATGGAAAAATAAGGCACATAAAGTACTCTGTTCTCTCACATTCTTTAGCTGAACgaggtttaaatgttttgacatttattgtctttaatcaaatatttaaaattaattccattaagagatttttaaaattccatGTGGAATATTATAACGATCATCTGTTAAAATAGGCGATCTCATCACCACAGGCCCCTACAGTTGATATGTGGATATTGCATATTTCTGCTATTGTCTCAGTCGAAAAATTGACCCATGATCTTCTTCAAAAGTCGGACAAATTTTGGAGGATCTGGAACCCACCTCAATCTTTCTTACAGAGAATGtaattttttacttattttttcttttttttctcacttttacaCTCAGTATGTCATTCATTTGATTGTCCGACCGTTTCGACTACTTTGAACCATGCCTGGGAATGTCTGTCTGTATTTAGTGTATGTAGGTtgtatgtatgtttttatgtggaCACTGTAATGCTCCTTGTTGATTTGGGGtgggttatttttgtttatttttgttgatgtttaaataaagttatgaaaatccccccaa is drawn from Xiphophorus hellerii strain 12219 chromosome 15, Xiphophorus_hellerii-4.1, whole genome shotgun sequence and contains these coding sequences:
- the cebpz gene encoding CCAAT/enhancer-binding protein zeta isoform X2, with translation MADSRSSDESQQEENSEEEETPGGEDLNLEEVLRLGGTQADYILLAAIDDSTELVDGGMKEAIDDLEEGELEGFISKLGIRAHTGCQSVPDQPENGAAADHRKGKNAAEASAVDQVSSSQSKKQKKKEDVPVPPGKKTKQKPAQFEFQPRQVLLIKPGGKWFELEYASEGSDTPQDAAVVSRYKELAQRLFESEVELYRTKKNMQRGANSAWMKTVVSSGALADRMAAMTVLVQDAPVHMLEHVETLVSMVKRKGSRRMGLMALDTIRELLLSDLLPEHRKLRPFAQRPFDQLEERASGNRDARDRRLILWYFEHQLKQQVAQFVAALDEVGHDTVGATKVKALTTAHELLSSRPEQERALLVQVVNKLGDPDYKMAAKAAHLLETLLHNHPNMKAVVCCEVERLMFRPNVGAKAQYYAVCFLSQVMLSHDEAPLAAKLIAVYFSFFGACVKKKDVESKMLSALLTGVNRAYPYADAGDEKVREQLDTLFRVVHVAKFNTAVQALMLLFQVLDAQQSVSDRFYVALYKKLLDPGLAVSPRQSLFLNLLFKALKADVAPRRVKAFAKRLLQVAAQQGACFAAGALFLISEVMKAKPGLRMLLQQGEDGAEEEEEFKDVCEERRLDEEEEEEESPAVAEPATRPTASWVHHQNLEGGRSSQNYDPVHRNPLFCGADRSPLWELHRLSLHFHPSVSLFARTVLQGEPVQYSGDPLQDFTLIRFLDRFVFRNPKQLRGKQNTDSAALRPKQRFPVGSLPVNGAEFLSRDESQIPVDQVFFHRFFKKRQQEKQSRQPRPDGDEESVESVDDDEFEEALDSLEADFTIFPDLDFAGNVRSKKGRDSEDSDLEDDLDDEEVSLGSMDEEDFGEDEGGTFMDPDDEVPELEDGQDEDVPEGSGEEAELPAIPQTRKRKSFKEPNSSGPLEPQKDKKKKRRKDGGVCASAEEFGSLLDENTDCKLDNISMNAMANSDRAGLKQLKWESQRDDWIHGRDSQTLRRRKSSFIRRKTRGCGTFRRNRK
- the cebpz gene encoding CCAAT/enhancer-binding protein zeta isoform X1, with product MADSRSSDESQQEENSEEEETPGGEDLNLEEVLRLGGTQADYILLAAIDDSTELVDGGMKEAIDDLEEGELEGFISKLGIRAHTGCQSVPDQPENGAAADHRKGKNAAEASAVDQVSSSQSKKQKKKEDVPVPPGKKTKQKPAQFEFQPRQVLLIKPGGKWFELEYASEGSDTPQDAAVVSRYKELAQRLFESEVELYRTKKNMQRGANSAWMKTVVSSGALADRMAAMTVLVQDAPVHMLEHVETLVSMVKRKGSRRMGLMALDTIRELLLSDLLPEHRKLRPFAQRPFDQLEERASGNRDARDRRLILWYFEHQLKQQVAQFVAALDEVGHDTVGATKVKALTTAHELLSSRPEQERALLVQVVNKLGDPDYKMAAKAAHLLETLLHNHPNMKAVVCCEVERLMFRPNVGAKAQYYAVCFLSQVMLSHDEAPLAAKLIAVYFSFFGACVKKKDVESKMLSALLTGVNRAYPYADAGDEKVREQLDTLFRVVHVAKFNTAVQALMLLFQVLDAQQSVSDRFYVALYKKLLDPGLAVSPRQSLFLNLLFKALKADVAPRRVKAFAKRLLQVAAQQGACFAAGALFLISEVMKAKPGLRMLLQQGEDGAEEEEEFKDVCEERRLDEEEEEEESPAVAEPATRPTASWVHHQNLEGGRSSQNYDPVHRNPLFCGADRSPLWELHRLSLHFHPSVSLFARTVLQGEPVQYSGDPLQDFTLIRFLDRFVFRNPKQLRGKQNTDSAALRPKQRFPVGSLPVNGAEFLSRDESQIPVDQVFFHRFFKKRQQEKQSRQPRPDGDEESVESVDDDEFEEALDSLEADFTIFPDLDFAGNVRSKKGRDSEDSDLEDDLDDEEVSLGSMDEEDFGEDEGGTFMDPDDDDAVPELEDGQDEDVPEGSGEEAELPAIPQTRKRKSFKEPNSSGPLEPQKDKKKKRRKDGGVCASAEEFGSLLDENTDCKLDNISMNAMANSDRAGLKQLKWESQRDDWIHGRDSQTLRRRKSSFIRRKTRGCGTFRRNRK